A genomic segment from Streptomyces sp. NBC_00654 encodes:
- a CDS encoding M18 family aminopeptidase, which produces MSSPLRFDRAHTDDLMSFLAASPSPYHAVANSAARLEKAGFRQVEETAAWDASTGGKYVLRGGAIVAWYVPEGAGPHTPFRIAGAHTDSPNLRVKPLPDTGAYGWRQVAVEVYGGPLLNTWLDRDLGLAGRISLRDGTHRLVNIDRALLRVPQLAVHLDRSVNTEGLKLDRQKHMQPIWGLGDVAEGDLIGFVAEEAGVDAADVTGWDLMPHAVEPPSYLGRDRELVAGPRMDNLLSVHAATAALAAVAGQPDEEIPYIPVLAAFDHEENGSQSDTGADGPLLGTVMERSVFARGGSYEDRARAFAGTVCLSSDTGHSVHPNYGERHDPTHHPVANGGPILKVNVNMRYATDGGGRAVFAAACEKAGVPWQTFVSNNSMPCGTTIGPITAARHGIQTVDVGVAILSMHSARELCGADDPYLLANALAAFLAG; this is translated from the coding sequence ATGAGTTCTCCCCTCCGGTTCGACCGCGCGCACACCGACGACCTGATGTCCTTCCTGGCGGCCAGCCCGTCCCCGTACCACGCCGTGGCCAACTCCGCGGCCCGGCTGGAGAAGGCCGGCTTCCGCCAGGTCGAGGAGACCGCGGCCTGGGACGCTTCCACCGGGGGGAAGTACGTCCTGCGCGGCGGGGCGATCGTCGCCTGGTACGTACCGGAGGGCGCGGGTCCGCACACCCCGTTCCGGATCGCCGGGGCGCACACCGACTCCCCCAACCTGCGGGTGAAGCCGCTGCCCGACACGGGCGCGTACGGCTGGCGGCAGGTCGCGGTGGAGGTCTACGGGGGGCCGCTGCTCAACACCTGGCTGGACCGCGATCTGGGCCTCGCCGGGCGGATCTCGCTCAGGGACGGCACCCACCGGCTGGTGAACATCGACCGGGCGCTGCTGCGCGTGCCGCAGCTGGCCGTGCACCTGGACCGCTCGGTGAACACCGAGGGCCTCAAGCTCGACCGCCAGAAGCACATGCAGCCGATCTGGGGACTCGGCGATGTCGCGGAGGGCGACCTGATCGGCTTCGTCGCCGAGGAGGCCGGTGTCGACGCCGCGGACGTGACCGGCTGGGACCTGATGCCGCACGCCGTCGAGCCGCCGTCGTACCTGGGCCGGGACCGGGAGCTGGTGGCCGGGCCGCGGATGGACAACCTGCTCTCCGTGCACGCCGCGACCGCCGCGCTGGCCGCCGTCGCCGGGCAGCCGGACGAGGAGATCCCGTACATCCCGGTGCTGGCGGCGTTCGACCACGAGGAGAACGGTTCGCAGTCCGACACGGGCGCGGACGGGCCGCTGCTCGGCACGGTCATGGAGCGTTCCGTGTTCGCCCGCGGCGGTTCGTACGAGGACCGCGCCAGGGCCTTCGCCGGGACCGTCTGTCTCTCCTCCGACACCGGCCACTCCGTGCACCCCAACTACGGCGAGCGGCACGACCCGACGCACCACCCGGTGGCCAACGGCGGGCCGATCCTCAAGGTCAACGTCAATATGCGGTACGCGACCGACGGCGGCGGCCGGGCCGTGTTCGCGGCCGCGTGCGAGAAGGCCGGCGTGCCCTGGCAGACCTTCGTCTCCAACAACTCGATGCCCTGCGGCACCACGATCGGACCGATCACCGCCGCCCGGCACGGCATCCAGACCGTCGATGTCGGTGTCGCCATCCTCTCCATGCACAGCGCCCGCGAACTGTGCGGCGCCGACGACCCGTATCTGCTGGCGAACGCGCTGGCGGCGTTCCTGGCGGGCTGA
- a CDS encoding BTAD domain-containing putative transcriptional regulator, translating into MEFRLLGTVSVDTLTGPLPLGPAKRRSLLAALLLSANTPVSIGRLTDSLWDDTPPLRARSVIQGHVSRLRALLMGADAVAYGVELVTLGDAYVLRVPETLLDSQRFEELLMLAREQRSPADSVLMLKEALSLWQGPALTGAFTGAPLRAAAHSLEESRLATVEQLARSYSALGEHNRAAAVLGAEAVAHPMRESLAAALMMALYRAGRQSEALDRFHRTRRLLADELGIDPGHELADAYALILRGDPGPDGPATGTGTAPAGAAGPVPAARPAADRRDGTEATREAAVAAAPSASSAPVAPAPPAAPAPVPPRPLPAPLSATGEPHPTDLLPRAPRGFHGRVTELAALTRAAAGEAPVCLVTGPAGVGKTALALQWAHRSPAAFPDGRLFADLRGFSDTGEPALIEVLREFLLALGVAPRRVPESVPAAAALFRTLTDRRRLLVILDNARDSATVRPLLPGGTDCVTLVTSRHRLEGLIASDAARPVPLDTLEPHDGTALLAGVLGEERVLAEPVAARRLAELCGGLPLALRVTAARLAGRPQWTLAALAEELADERGRLAYLDVDDTGVSAALRLTVQHLPPDCVRQLARLGHHPGSHFDPYAAAALAETDPVTAAAALERLAAAHLVTERAPGQWVLHDLVRLYARGLDPASAPRALVGVLDHYIATALAAADTAEPGGEPCFVLPDDYHRPSAVRDFGCRETAMRWLATERDDLALAAVAARNAGLDDRAWRIVLLQWPQIVWRVRDSWTPMLELALDAARAQQDPYAESRVITLLGWVLTEEGRTAEAVALLERSPALARQAGDRLGEATALINLSVVQAEQGGFDAALEGCARAVGLAREARDRHTEMLGLQHLARMQLTANRPADALESARTALELGPEDEEVARRVLLLTVSGESHLALGEEGEGIRLLDRAALEAELAGYDEGAVRALAALLRVTARAEYRRRHEQAVRRLADEA; encoded by the coding sequence GTGGAGTTCCGGCTGCTCGGCACCGTCTCCGTCGACACGCTCACCGGGCCCCTGCCCCTCGGACCCGCCAAACGGCGCAGTCTGCTCGCCGCACTGCTCCTGTCCGCCAACACACCGGTGTCCATCGGCCGGCTGACGGACTCCCTCTGGGACGACACCCCTCCGCTCCGGGCCCGCAGCGTCATCCAGGGACATGTCTCCCGGCTGCGCGCCCTCCTGATGGGCGCCGACGCGGTGGCGTACGGGGTGGAGCTGGTCACGCTCGGCGACGCGTACGTGCTGCGGGTACCGGAGACCCTGCTGGACTCCCAGCGGTTCGAGGAACTGCTGATGCTGGCACGGGAGCAGCGCAGCCCCGCCGACTCCGTACTGATGCTCAAGGAGGCCCTGTCCCTCTGGCAGGGCCCGGCGCTGACCGGGGCCTTCACCGGGGCACCGCTCCGGGCCGCCGCGCACTCGCTGGAGGAGTCGCGGCTGGCGACGGTCGAGCAGCTGGCGCGGTCCTACTCGGCGCTGGGGGAGCACAACCGCGCCGCGGCCGTGCTGGGCGCGGAGGCGGTCGCCCACCCGATGCGGGAGTCGCTGGCGGCGGCGCTGATGATGGCGCTGTACCGGGCCGGGCGTCAGTCGGAGGCGCTGGACCGGTTCCACCGCACGAGGCGGCTGCTCGCCGACGAGCTGGGGATCGATCCCGGACATGAACTCGCCGACGCGTACGCGCTGATCCTGCGCGGCGACCCCGGACCCGACGGCCCCGCCACGGGCACCGGCACCGCCCCGGCCGGCGCGGCGGGCCCGGTACCCGCCGCGCGCCCGGCGGCGGACCGGCGCGACGGTACGGAGGCGACGCGGGAAGCCGCCGTCGCCGCCGCCCCTTCCGCCTCTTCCGCTCCAGTCGCCCCCGCTCCCCCGGCCGCGCCCGCCCCCGTACCGCCCCGGCCCCTCCCCGCGCCGCTGTCCGCCACCGGCGAGCCGCACCCCACCGACCTGCTGCCCCGCGCACCCCGCGGCTTCCACGGGCGGGTCACCGAACTGGCCGCCCTCACCCGCGCGGCGGCGGGCGAGGCGCCCGTCTGTCTGGTCACCGGCCCGGCGGGCGTGGGCAAGACCGCGCTGGCCCTCCAATGGGCCCACCGCAGCCCCGCGGCCTTCCCGGACGGACGGCTCTTCGCCGACCTGCGGGGGTTCAGCGACACGGGCGAGCCGGCGCTGATCGAGGTTCTGCGCGAGTTCCTGCTGGCCCTCGGCGTCGCACCGCGCCGGGTCCCCGAATCCGTCCCCGCCGCCGCCGCGCTCTTCCGTACCCTGACCGACCGGCGCCGGCTGCTGGTGATCCTCGACAACGCCCGCGACTCCGCCACGGTCAGGCCCCTGCTCCCGGGCGGCACCGATTGCGTCACGCTGGTCACCAGCCGCCACCGGCTGGAGGGCCTCATCGCCTCGGACGCGGCCCGCCCCGTACCGCTCGACACACTCGAACCGCACGACGGCACGGCCCTGCTCGCCGGGGTGCTCGGTGAGGAGAGGGTCCTGGCCGAGCCGGTCGCCGCCCGCCGGCTCGCCGAACTCTGCGGCGGCCTGCCGCTCGCGCTGCGCGTCACCGCGGCCCGGCTGGCCGGACGTCCGCAGTGGACCCTCGCCGCACTGGCCGAGGAACTGGCCGACGAGCGCGGCCGGCTGGCGTACCTCGATGTGGACGACACCGGCGTCTCGGCCGCGCTGCGGCTGACGGTGCAGCATCTGCCACCGGACTGCGTACGTCAGCTGGCCCGGCTCGGCCACCATCCCGGCAGCCACTTCGACCCGTACGCGGCCGCCGCGCTCGCGGAGACCGACCCGGTCACCGCAGCGGCGGCGCTGGAGCGGCTCGCGGCGGCCCATCTCGTCACCGAGAGAGCGCCCGGACAGTGGGTGCTCCACGACCTCGTACGTCTCTACGCCCGCGGGCTCGACCCCGCCTCCGCGCCCCGGGCCCTCGTCGGTGTCCTGGACCACTACATCGCCACCGCGCTGGCCGCCGCCGACACCGCCGAACCCGGCGGGGAGCCCTGCTTCGTCCTGCCGGACGACTACCACCGCCCTTCCGCCGTCCGGGACTTCGGCTGCCGGGAGACGGCGATGCGGTGGCTGGCCACCGAGCGCGACGACCTGGCGCTGGCGGCCGTCGCGGCCCGCAACGCCGGTCTCGACGACCGGGCCTGGCGGATCGTTCTGCTCCAGTGGCCGCAGATCGTGTGGCGGGTACGGGACAGCTGGACCCCGATGCTGGAACTCGCGCTGGACGCCGCCCGCGCCCAGCAGGACCCGTACGCCGAATCACGGGTGATCACCCTGCTCGGGTGGGTGCTGACGGAGGAGGGCAGGACCGCCGAGGCCGTCGCCCTGCTGGAGCGCTCGCCGGCCCTCGCCCGGCAGGCCGGTGACCGGCTCGGCGAGGCGACCGCGCTGATCAACCTGTCCGTCGTCCAGGCCGAACAGGGCGGGTTCGACGCCGCGCTGGAGGGCTGCGCGCGGGCGGTCGGGCTGGCCCGCGAGGCGCGGGACCGGCACACCGAGATGCTCGGCCTCCAGCACCTCGCCCGGATGCAGCTCACCGCGAACCGGCCCGCCGACGCCCTCGAATCCGCCCGTACCGCGCTCGAACTGGGGCCGGAGGACGAGGAGGTGGCCCGGCGGGTGCTGTTGCTGACCGTCAGCGGAGAGTCACATCTGGCGCTCGGCGAGGAGGGCGAGGGAATCCGGCTGCTGGACCGGGCGGCCCTGGAGGCGGAACTCGCCGGATACGACGAGGGCGCGGTACGGGCACTGGCGGCACTGCTGCGGGTGACGGCGCGGGCGGAGTACCGCAGGAGGCACGAACAGGCCGTGCGGAGGCTCGCGGACGAGGCGTGA
- a CDS encoding pirin family protein has product MPAVTVENPLTLPKVAASGDAAARPVLAVTTAPSGFEGEGFPVRRAFAGINYKYLDPFIMMDQMGEVEYEAGEPKGTPWHPHRGFETVTYLIDGTFIHQDSNGGGGTIRNGDTQWMTAGSGLLHIEAPPESLVMSGGLFHGLQLWVNLPKADKMMAPRYQDIRGGQVQLLASPDGGALLRVIAGELDGHEGPGITHTPITMIHATVRPGAEVTLPWREDFNGLAYVMAGRGTAGTERRPVHMGQTAVFGNGSSLTVRADEQQDAHTPDLEVVLLGGRPIREPMAHYGPFVMNSQAELKQAFEDFQAGRLGTVPAVHGM; this is encoded by the coding sequence ATGCCCGCAGTGACCGTCGAAAACCCGCTGACCCTGCCCAAGGTCGCCGCCTCGGGCGACGCCGCGGCCCGTCCCGTGCTCGCCGTCACGACCGCGCCGAGCGGATTCGAGGGCGAGGGCTTCCCGGTGCGCCGCGCGTTCGCGGGGATCAACTACAAGTACCTCGACCCGTTCATCATGATGGACCAGATGGGCGAGGTGGAGTACGAGGCCGGGGAGCCGAAGGGCACCCCCTGGCACCCGCACCGCGGCTTCGAGACCGTCACCTATCTGATCGACGGAACCTTCATCCACCAGGACTCCAACGGTGGCGGCGGCACGATCCGCAACGGGGACACCCAGTGGATGACGGCCGGCTCCGGCCTCCTGCACATCGAGGCCCCGCCGGAGTCCCTCGTCATGTCCGGCGGCCTCTTCCACGGCCTCCAGCTCTGGGTGAACCTGCCCAAGGCCGACAAGATGATGGCCCCCCGCTACCAGGACATCCGCGGCGGCCAGGTCCAGCTCCTCGCCTCCCCGGACGGCGGCGCGCTGCTCCGTGTCATCGCCGGTGAGCTCGACGGGCACGAGGGCCCGGGTATCACGCACACGCCGATCACCATGATCCACGCGACCGTCCGTCCGGGCGCCGAGGTGACACTGCCCTGGCGCGAGGACTTCAACGGACTCGCGTACGTGATGGCCGGCCGCGGCACCGCCGGTACGGAGCGCCGCCCCGTCCACATGGGGCAGACCGCGGTGTTCGGCAACGGTTCCTCGCTGACCGTCCGCGCGGACGAGCAGCAGGACGCCCACACCCCGGACCTGGAGGTCGTCCTGCTCGGCGGCCGTCCGATCCGCGAGCCGATGGCGCACTACGGGCCGTTCGTGATGAACAGCCAGGCCGAGCTGAAGCAGGCCTTCGAGGACTTCCAGGCCGGCCGCCTCGGCACCGTGCCCGCGGTCCACGGCATGTGA
- a CDS encoding acyl-CoA dehydrogenase, whose protein sequence is MGHYKSNLRDIEFNLFEVLGRDKVYGAGPFAEMDVETAKSILDEVNRLAENELADSFADADRNPPVFDPETNTAPVPESFKKSYQAFMDSEYWRLGLPEEIGGTTSPRSLIWGYAELLLGANPAVWMYSSGPAFAGILFDEGNEAQKKIAEIAVEKQWGSTMVLTEPDAGSDVGAGRTKAVEQEDGSWHIDGVKRFITSGEHDMSENIIHYVLARPEGAGPGTKGLSLFMVPKFHFDWTTGELGERNGVYATNVEHKMGLKASNTCEMTFGDKHPAKGWLIGDKHDGIRQMFRIIEFARMMVGTKAIATLSTGYLSALEYAKERVQGTDLSQFMDKTAPKVTITHHPDVRRSLMTQKAYAEGMRSLVLYTASVQDAIQEKEAAGEDAKALHGLNDLLLPIVKGYGSEKSYEQLAQSLQTFGGSGYLQEYPIEQYIRDAKIDTLYEGTTAIQGQDFFFRKIVRDQGASLNALSEEIKKFLSGAQGNEELASSLDSLAKAAVDLEAIVGAMITDLTATGEDVKNIYKVGLNTTRLLLASGDVVVGYLLLKGAAVAAEKLPTASARDIAFYQGKIAAAKFFASNILPGVSAERALAESVDNSLMELDEAAF, encoded by the coding sequence ATGGGGCACTACAAGTCGAATCTCCGCGACATCGAGTTCAACCTCTTCGAGGTCCTCGGGCGCGACAAGGTCTACGGCGCCGGCCCGTTCGCGGAGATGGACGTCGAGACCGCGAAGAGCATCCTCGACGAGGTCAACCGCCTCGCGGAGAACGAGCTCGCCGACTCCTTCGCCGACGCCGACCGCAACCCGCCGGTCTTCGACCCGGAGACCAACACCGCACCGGTCCCGGAGAGCTTCAAGAAGTCGTACCAGGCCTTCATGGACTCCGAGTACTGGCGCCTGGGTCTGCCCGAGGAGATCGGCGGCACCACCTCCCCGCGCTCCCTGATCTGGGGCTACGCGGAGCTGCTGCTCGGCGCGAACCCGGCCGTCTGGATGTACTCCTCCGGCCCGGCGTTCGCCGGCATCCTCTTCGACGAGGGCAACGAGGCGCAGAAGAAGATCGCGGAGATCGCCGTCGAGAAGCAGTGGGGCTCGACGATGGTGCTGACCGAGCCGGACGCCGGTTCCGACGTCGGCGCCGGGCGCACCAAGGCAGTGGAGCAGGAGGACGGCTCCTGGCACATCGACGGGGTGAAGCGCTTCATCACGTCGGGCGAGCACGACATGTCCGAGAACATCATTCACTACGTGCTGGCCCGCCCCGAGGGCGCCGGCCCCGGCACGAAGGGCCTCTCGCTCTTCATGGTCCCGAAGTTCCACTTCGACTGGACCACCGGCGAGCTGGGCGAGCGCAACGGTGTGTACGCGACGAACGTCGAGCACAAGATGGGCCTCAAGGCGTCCAACACCTGCGAGATGACGTTCGGCGACAAGCACCCCGCCAAGGGCTGGCTGATCGGCGACAAGCACGACGGCATCCGCCAGATGTTCCGCATCATCGAGTTCGCCCGCATGATGGTCGGCACGAAGGCCATCGCGACCCTCTCCACCGGCTATCTGAGCGCGCTGGAGTACGCCAAGGAGCGCGTCCAGGGCACGGACCTGTCGCAGTTCATGGACAAGACGGCGCCCAAGGTGACCATCACGCACCACCCCGACGTGCGCCGCTCGCTCATGACCCAGAAGGCGTACGCCGAGGGCATGCGCTCCCTCGTGCTGTACACCGCCTCCGTCCAGGACGCGATCCAGGAGAAGGAAGCCGCGGGCGAGGACGCCAAGGCGCTGCACGGCCTCAACGACCTGCTGCTCCCGATCGTGAAGGGCTACGGCTCCGAGAAGTCGTACGAGCAGCTGGCGCAGTCGCTCCAGACGTTCGGCGGCTCCGGGTACCTCCAGGAGTACCCGATCGAGCAGTACATCCGTGACGCCAAGATCGACACTCTGTACGAGGGCACGACGGCGATCCAGGGCCAGGACTTCTTCTTCCGGAAGATCGTCCGCGACCAGGGTGCCTCGCTGAACGCCCTCTCCGAGGAGATCAAGAAGTTCCTCTCGGGCGCACAGGGCAACGAGGAGCTGGCGAGCTCGCTGGACTCCCTCGCCAAGGCCGCCGTGGACCTGGAGGCGATCGTCGGCGCGATGATCACCGACCTCACCGCGACCGGCGAGGACGTCAAGAACATCTACAAGGTGGGCCTCAACACCACGCGCCTGCTGCTGGCCTCCGGCGATGTCGTCGTCGGCTACCTGCTGCTCAAGGGCGCGGCCGTGGCGGCCGAGAAGCTGCCGACCGCCTCCGCGAGGGACATCGCCTTCTACCAGGGCAAGATCGCCGCCGCGAAGTTCTTCGCCTCGAACATCCTGCCCGGCGTCTCGGCCGAGCGCGCGCTCGCCGAGTCCGTCGACAACTCGCTGATGGAGCTGGACGAGGCCGCGTTCTAG
- a CDS encoding SseB family protein, whose product MYGYDQNQGAQQQMAGGYAEQPLYPEPSPPSLADAVRAFTTGSLSAEDFQQIFATSKVYCPRGDNPGFLALHNTQQPVIPMFTTLKELRRYAGKESKYFVITGAEVIDLLPTGYGFVLDMEGDHRMVFDAKAVEQMVDFAMRRMYG is encoded by the coding sequence ATGTACGGCTACGACCAGAACCAGGGTGCACAGCAGCAGATGGCCGGCGGTTACGCCGAGCAGCCGCTGTATCCCGAGCCTTCGCCGCCCTCCCTGGCCGATGCGGTACGGGCCTTCACCACCGGCTCGCTGTCCGCCGAGGACTTCCAGCAGATCTTCGCCACGTCGAAGGTCTACTGCCCGCGCGGCGACAATCCCGGCTTCCTCGCCCTCCACAACACCCAGCAGCCGGTGATCCCGATGTTCACCACGCTCAAGGAGTTGCGGCGGTACGCGGGCAAGGAGTCCAAGTACTTCGTGATCACCGGCGCCGAGGTGATCGACCTGCTGCCGACGGGGTACGGCTTCGTCCTGGACATGGAGGGCGATCACCGGATGGTCTTCGACGCCAAGGCGGTGGAGCAGATGGTCGATTTCGCGATGCGCCGCATGTACGGCTGA
- a CDS encoding DUF6458 family protein, which produces MGLGGCILLIGAGAILAFATDWEMDTVDVDLVGWIMMIVGLVGVFVYMSVARRRRMVVPPTTTVVSEDDRHYQ; this is translated from the coding sequence ATGGGACTCGGAGGATGCATTCTTCTCATCGGCGCCGGGGCGATACTCGCCTTCGCCACCGACTGGGAAATGGACACCGTCGACGTCGATCTGGTCGGCTGGATCATGATGATCGTCGGCCTCGTCGGCGTCTTCGTCTACATGAGCGTCGCGCGCCGCCGCCGCATGGTCGTGCCGCCCACCACCACCGTCGTGTCCGAGGACGACCGCCACTACCAGTGA
- a CDS encoding AI-2E family transporter yields the protein MHTQKPLLPDTARRTAAWCGVVLLVTGVAAVAIWLCIVFKTAITPVLLALLGTALLGPVHRWLIARKLNRSLAAGLTCAALVAVVGGAGYIVVTALIDTGDQIVSSLKDAGQWVVDHFGIADETNVNSLADNAKTFVEKFGASAAGGLLSGISLVGSLLATSVLALLLTFFFLRDSDRAVNLAHSIAPRGTGELVEAMGRRGFEAVEGFMRGTTFIALIDALCITVGLLILDVPGAVGLGALVFVGAYIPYLGAFISGAVAVLVALADRGLVIALWALGVVLAVQVLEGHVLQPMIQSRTVQMHPAMIMIALTAGASVAGLLGMLLAVPLCAAAFGVIGELRKGYGGPSGTPSDRPDRPGPSGSSPEPSPGA from the coding sequence GTGCATACCCAAAAGCCCCTCCTGCCCGACACCGCGCGGCGTACGGCCGCCTGGTGCGGTGTCGTCCTGCTGGTCACCGGTGTCGCCGCGGTCGCCATCTGGCTGTGCATCGTCTTCAAGACCGCGATCACGCCCGTGCTGCTCGCCCTGCTCGGTACGGCGCTGCTCGGCCCCGTCCACCGCTGGCTGATCGCCCGTAAGCTGAATCGTTCCCTTGCCGCCGGTCTGACCTGCGCCGCGCTCGTCGCGGTGGTCGGCGGCGCCGGCTACATCGTCGTCACCGCGCTCATCGACACCGGCGATCAGATCGTCTCCTCGCTGAAGGACGCCGGGCAGTGGGTGGTCGACCACTTCGGCATCGCCGACGAGACGAACGTGAACAGCCTTGCCGACAACGCCAAGACCTTCGTCGAGAAGTTCGGCGCGAGCGCGGCGGGCGGGCTGCTCAGCGGAATCAGCCTGGTCGGATCGCTGCTGGCGACCAGTGTGCTCGCCCTGCTGCTGACCTTCTTCTTCCTGCGCGACTCCGACCGTGCCGTGAACCTCGCCCACTCCATCGCCCCGCGCGGCACCGGAGAGCTGGTGGAGGCCATGGGGCGGCGGGGCTTCGAGGCGGTCGAGGGCTTCATGCGCGGCACCACGTTCATCGCGCTGATCGACGCCCTGTGCATCACGGTCGGCCTGCTGATCCTGGATGTGCCCGGCGCGGTGGGGCTGGGGGCGCTGGTCTTCGTCGGCGCGTACATCCCGTACCTCGGGGCGTTCATCTCCGGCGCCGTCGCCGTCCTGGTCGCCCTCGCCGACCGGGGCCTCGTGATCGCCCTCTGGGCGCTGGGGGTCGTGCTCGCGGTCCAGGTGCTGGAGGGCCACGTGCTCCAGCCGATGATCCAGAGCCGTACGGTCCAGATGCACCCGGCCATGATCATGATCGCGCTGACCGCGGGCGCCAGTGTCGCCGGGCTGCTGGGAATGCTGCTGGCGGTACCGCTGTGCGCGGCGGCCTTCGGTGTGATCGGGGAACTGAGAAAGGGGTACGGGGGACCCTCGGGCACCCCGTCGGACCGGCCGGACCGGCCGGGACCGTCGGGAAGCTCCCCCGAGCCGTCACCCGGCGCCTGA